A single window of Deltaproteobacteria bacterium DNA harbors:
- a CDS encoding P-II family nitrogen regulator: MKKVEAIIKPFRLDQVKKGLSEVGIKGMTITEVRGFGRQRGHKEVYRGAEYQVDFVGKVKIEIVADEAMVPDIVRVIQDQARTGEIGDGKIFVMSVESAIRIRTGETGKDAL; this comes from the coding sequence ATGAAAAAGGTGGAAGCCATTATTAAGCCGTTCAGATTGGATCAGGTGAAAAAGGGGCTGTCCGAGGTGGGAATCAAAGGAATGACCATCACTGAGGTCAGAGGGTTTGGGCGTCAGAGGGGCCACAAGGAGGTCTACAGGGGTGCTGAATACCAGGTCGATTTTGTCGGGAAAGTCAAAATTGAAATCGTTGCGGATGAAGCAATGGTTCCCGACATCGTAAGGGTTATTCAGGATCAGGCCCGCACCGGTGAAATCGGGGACGGAAAGATATTTGTGATGTCCGTGGAGAGTGCCATCCGTATCCGTACAGGGGAGACAGGAAAAGACGCCCTCTGA
- a CDS encoding ammonium transporter — translation MDTGDTTFILICSALVMLMTIGLALFYAGMVRSKNALGTIMQSFIIIALISLEWILWGYSMAFGPDKWGIIGGLEWFGLRGVGMEPHDVYATTIPHQVFMIYQCMFAVITPALITGAFAERMRFGPFLLFSLLWATFVYNPLAHWIWGAGGWLGRMGTLDFAGGVAVHVSSGVAALAAAILLGKREGYGSEELRPHNLPMTLLGAGLLWFGWFGFNAGSALTAGSLAGSAFVATHVAGTTGALSWIGMEWRITGKATTLGGASGAIAGLATVTPAAGFVGPISAAFIGVLAGVGCYLGIMAKNKFGYDDSLDVVGIHGVGGIIGLLVTGLLANAAINPAGADGLFFGNPGQLGIQCIAILVTVGYTFVLSYLLLKLVDKIFGLRVDLRDERSGLDLTQHEETAYNI, via the coding sequence ATGGACACAGGGGACACAACTTTTATTTTGATATGTTCGGCGCTGGTGATGCTCATGACGATTGGATTGGCTCTCTTTTATGCAGGGATGGTAAGGAGCAAGAATGCATTGGGAACTATCATGCAGAGCTTTATCATTATTGCCCTGATAAGCCTGGAATGGATCCTGTGGGGGTACAGCATGGCCTTCGGGCCGGACAAATGGGGGATTATCGGGGGTCTCGAGTGGTTTGGGCTCAGGGGGGTGGGCATGGAACCCCACGACGTCTACGCCACCACCATCCCCCATCAGGTCTTTATGATTTACCAATGCATGTTCGCAGTCATTACACCTGCCCTGATCACGGGGGCTTTTGCAGAGCGGATGCGATTTGGCCCCTTTCTACTGTTCAGCCTCCTCTGGGCTACATTTGTGTACAATCCCCTTGCACACTGGATCTGGGGAGCCGGAGGCTGGCTCGGGCGTATGGGAACCCTGGATTTTGCGGGGGGTGTGGCGGTGCATGTGAGTTCCGGCGTAGCAGCCCTTGCAGCAGCCATTCTTTTGGGAAAGAGAGAAGGATACGGCTCCGAGGAGTTGCGACCACACAATCTTCCCATGACCCTGCTGGGGGCCGGTCTCCTATGGTTCGGCTGGTTCGGATTCAATGCCGGAAGCGCCCTTACGGCAGGATCGCTTGCCGGCAGCGCCTTTGTGGCCACCCACGTGGCCGGCACCACGGGGGCACTGTCATGGATCGGAATGGAATGGAGAATAACCGGAAAGGCCACCACACTGGGCGGCGCCAGCGGCGCCATCGCAGGCCTGGCCACTGTGACGCCGGCTGCGGGCTTTGTAGGACCCATATCCGCGGCCTTCATCGGCGTGCTGGCAGGTGTGGGGTGCTATCTGGGAATTATGGCCAAAAACAAGTTTGGATACGATGACAGCCTGGATGTGGTGGGCATCCACGGGGTCGGCGGGATCATAGGGCTCCTCGTCACCGGACTGCTGGCCAACGCGGCCATTAATCCGGCAGGCGCTGACGGCCTCTTTTTTGGAAACCCCGGACAACTGGGAATCCAGTGCATTGCCATTCTGGTCACCGTTGGTTATACGTTTGTTCTTAGTTACCTTCTCTTGAAACTGGTGGACAAAATCTTTGGGCTGCGGGTTGACCTGCGGGATGAAAGGAGCGGATTGGATCTCACCCAGCACGAGGAAACAGCGTACAATATCTGA
- a CDS encoding TetR/AcrR family transcriptional regulator, giving the protein MGDAAGSGRSGGMASSFPPGRIKIAEALRLLLENKDFGSITTAEIARTAGVTEALIYKYFKDKRDLLYEVLREYLEHYDTRFETDLKGIRGALNKVRKLIWSHINVYATDRAFAKILLIDVRSFSDYYTSRPYELVKKYSRVMLEIIEEGVAGGEIRDDISPHIIRQAILGALENMCLTGVVFDRDISPDELTESLCNLLFGGIQKRADTGITGPHA; this is encoded by the coding sequence ATGGGAGACGCAGCAGGTTCCGGCAGGTCTGGGGGCATGGCGTCATCCTTTCCCCCGGGCAGGATAAAAATCGCTGAGGCCTTGCGCCTATTGCTTGAAAATAAGGATTTCGGCTCCATCACCACAGCCGAGATCGCCCGGACGGCCGGGGTGACCGAGGCGCTTATTTACAAGTATTTCAAGGATAAGAGGGATCTCCTCTACGAGGTGCTCAGAGAATATCTGGAACACTACGATACCCGTTTTGAGACCGATCTGAAGGGGATCAGGGGGGCATTGAACAAAGTTCGGAAGCTGATCTGGTCTCACATCAATGTGTATGCCACGGATCGGGCCTTTGCCAAGATCCTCCTCATCGATGTAAGGAGTTTTTCAGACTACTATACGAGCAGGCCCTATGAACTGGTTAAGAAATACAGCAGGGTCATGCTGGAGATTATCGAGGAAGGGGTTGCCGGGGGGGAGATCCGCGACGATATCTCTCCCCATATCATAAGGCAGGCGATCCTGGGCGCACTTGAAAACATGTGCCTGACCGGGGTGGTCTTTGATCGTGACATCTCCCCTGACGAACTGACGGAAAGCCTCTGCAACCTTCTGTTCGGCGGCATCCAAAAGAGGGCGGACACCGGGATAACAGGTCCACACGCCTGA
- a CDS encoding propionyl-CoA carboxylase produces MGQWMDGYLEKLARVREENARGGGEDRIALQHAMGKLTARERIDILADPGTFEELGSVVREFTFPPGTQGRPSATDGVVMGRARIDDREVMIYSLDFTVMSGAVGDQGVWKIAELIQMAGQEQVPIIGIFDSAGSRFSFKNGFVGLHGMGRLVRNYCLYSGVIPRISLVLGPCTGPMAQVPVLSDFLIMNERSAFLWLGGEIASKDAGSAEFHMQKSGQCHLIADSDEAAVGMARDLLRFMPQNCWERPVRMASGDDPERREEALLDIMPDDPKFTYDMHEIIDLITDNGEFFELQEDFAPNMIVGFARFDGMVAGIAASNPDELSGIMEPDSSDKYDRFLMFLDAFNIPLVTLSDTTAFPPGDKWERKGVIRHGAKNLHGYSHLTTPKVTVVLRRSYGGSNIVMGCSKMGPDYIYAWPTTEFAPTGPEMIVQAVFHKQLAQAKEDGNYDDVYNFFLNILKEEFSVMTFGKLFTTWYTVHEVIDPRETRSRIIHALHATANKTESMPEKRRFIKPA; encoded by the coding sequence ATGGGACAATGGATGGATGGATATCTTGAGAAGCTGGCCAGGGTTCGGGAAGAGAATGCCCGAGGCGGCGGAGAGGACCGGATCGCGCTCCAGCACGCAATGGGGAAATTGACGGCCAGAGAGCGGATCGATATCCTGGCCGATCCCGGAACCTTTGAGGAACTGGGCTCTGTGGTCAGGGAGTTCACCTTCCCCCCGGGTACCCAGGGGAGGCCCAGCGCAACGGATGGCGTGGTCATGGGGCGGGCCAGGATTGACGACCGGGAGGTCATGATCTACTCCCTTGACTTCACGGTCATGTCGGGGGCTGTGGGGGATCAGGGGGTCTGGAAGATCGCCGAACTGATCCAGATGGCAGGCCAGGAACAGGTCCCCATCATCGGCATCTTTGATTCGGCAGGCTCCAGGTTCAGCTTCAAGAACGGGTTTGTGGGGCTTCACGGCATGGGCCGCCTGGTGCGCAATTACTGTCTTTATTCGGGCGTGATTCCCAGAATCAGCCTGGTCCTCGGTCCCTGCACCGGGCCGATGGCGCAGGTGCCTGTGCTCTCCGATTTTCTGATCATGAACGAACGTAGCGCGTTTCTGTGGCTGGGGGGAGAGATCGCGTCAAAGGATGCGGGCTCGGCAGAGTTTCACATGCAAAAGAGCGGACAATGCCATCTCATTGCCGATAGCGATGAGGCGGCCGTCGGCATGGCCAGGGACCTGCTTCGGTTTATGCCTCAGAACTGCTGGGAGCGGCCTGTGCGGATGGCGTCCGGGGATGATCCGGAGCGGCGGGAAGAAGCCCTGCTGGACATCATGCCCGATGATCCCAAGTTCACCTATGATATGCACGAGATAATCGATCTGATCACGGACAACGGGGAATTCTTTGAACTCCAGGAGGACTTCGCCCCCAATATGATCGTTGGCTTTGCGCGGTTCGACGGCATGGTGGCGGGCATTGCCGCCAGCAATCCCGATGAGCTGAGCGGGATCATGGAGCCCGACTCTTCGGATAAGTACGACCGGTTTCTCATGTTTTTGGACGCCTTCAATATCCCTCTGGTGACCCTATCGGATACGACCGCGTTTCCTCCAGGCGATAAATGGGAACGGAAGGGGGTCATCCGCCATGGGGCCAAAAACCTGCACGGATACTCGCACCTGACCACCCCCAAGGTGACCGTGGTCCTGAGACGGTCCTACGGCGGGTCCAACATTGTGATGGGGTGCAGCAAGATGGGACCGGATTACATCTATGCCTGGCCCACCACCGAGTTTGCGCCCACCGGACCGGAGATGATCGTGCAGGCGGTGTTCCATAAACAACTGGCCCAAGCCAAAGAAGACGGCAACTATGATGATGTATACAACTTCTTTCTCAATATCCTGAAAGAGGAATTCAGCGTCATGACCTTCGGCAAGCTGTTCACCACCTGGTACACGGTCCACGAGGTGATCGACCCGCGGGAGACCCGGTCCCGGATCATCCATGCCCTGCATGCGACCGCAAACAAAACAGAGTCCATGCCGGAGAAGCGGCGGTTCATCAAGCCGGCGTGA